Proteins encoded together in one Triticum dicoccoides isolate Atlit2015 ecotype Zavitan chromosome 7B, WEW_v2.0, whole genome shotgun sequence window:
- the LOC119340678 gene encoding UPF0481 protein At3g47200-like yields the protein MSDHTFDKLQPIYRLVRAANCSAQVREHFDLDGATSRNLLANPGHSVSSGNNSDEHADGGHFKILLELLGGAGDPMSKQQPTIYVVPKELTKKLDYNPQGEHMPVAVCLGRPYGSPGTQRMENYKWRCVGQLIRRQRRCPLLEPERTAVLLDGCLTSMECLLPRIRASYSEDTIMTRREYPDKEVADIMLKDGCFILHRLLKYAIRAKMEEAGGSSDQFVDTDEDWAQVYGRCFVWQLVTRDLLLLENQIPFFVIQELFQQLMNEDEHEELLVTGSLRLFRSLRPQMLQRWSIECDQVHHLLHLFYLSVGFPPNHRPQHSGPRRADHLLSEIPQWIPCAKELEEAGVRFRKRENATSFLNVTFSLARGILEIPQLELNDSSESLFRNLIAFEQTYPDTPRDVSTYAVFMDCLITSAEDMRILELHGVLVSHLSSRRVAWQFFSDVVGRVHWSTNNYLVGLMDDVNRYRERRRHKWRMELVRNYFSNPWVAMSVFAALLLLAMSVLQTFFAVYAYFKPPK from the coding sequence TTTCGTCAGGAAACAATAGCGACGAGCATGCAGATGGAGGACATTTTAAGATACTTTTGGAACTGTTGGGCGGTGCGGGCGATCCGATGTCAAAGCAGCAGCCAACTATCTATGTGGTCCCCAAGGAACTTACGAAGAAGCTGGATTATAATCCCCAAGGAGAACATATGCCTGTTGCTGTTTGTCTGGGCAGGCCTTACGGTTCTCCGGGAACTCAGCGGATGGAAAATTACAAATGGCGCTGTGTAGGACAGCTCATCAGGCGGCAGAGGCGCTGCCCCCTCTTGGAGCCTGAGAGGACTGCGGTGCTACTGGACGGATGTTTGACGAGCATGGAATGCCTCCTGCCTCGAATTCGAGCATCCTACTCTGAAGACACCATCATGACTAGGAGAGAATACCCAGACAAGGAGGTGGCCGACATTATGTTGAAAGACGGCTGCTTCATCCTACACCGGTTGCTCAAGTACGCGATCCGTGCGAAGATGGAAGAAGCTGGTGGCAGCAGTGATCAGTTTGTGGACACTGACGAGGACTGGGCTCAGGTTTACGGCAGGTGCTTTGTGTGGCAGCTTGTGACGCGGGACCTGCTGCTGCTTGAGAACCAGATCCCGTTCTTCGTGATTCAAGAGCTCTTTCAGCAGCTGATGAACGAGGACGAGCACGAGGAGCTCCTGGTGACCGGCAGCCTCAGGCTTTTCCGCTCTCTTCGTCCCCAGATGCTGCAGCGCTGGTCCATTGAATGCGACCAGGTGCACCACCTGCTACACCTCTTCTACCTCTCCGTCGGCTTCCCGCCCAACCACCGCCCGCAGCATTCCGGCCCGCGCCGAGCCGACCATCTGCTGTCTGAGATCCCGCAGTGGATCCCGTGCGCAAAGGAGCTGGAGGAGGCTGGGGTTCGGTTCCGCAAGAGGGAGAATGCCACGAGCTTCCTGAACGTTACCTTCTCCCTGGCCCGGGGCATCCTGGAGATCCCGCAGCTGGAGCTCAACGACTCGAGCGAGTCGCTGTTCCGGAACCTGATCGCGTTCGAGCAGACCTACCCGGACACCCCGCGAGATGTCTCCACTTACGCCGTTTTCATGGACTGCCTCATCACTTCGGCGGAGGACATGAGGATCCTCGAACTGCACGGCGTCCTCGTCAGCCACCTCAGCAGCAGGAGGGTCGCCTGGCAATTCTTCAGCGACGTCGTCGGGAGGGTGCACTGGTCGACAAACAACTACCTGGTCGGTCTGATGGACGACGTGAACAGGTACAGGGAGCGCAGGCGGCACAAGTGGCGCATGGAGCTTGTGCGCAACTACTTCAGCAACCCTTGGGTGGCCATGTCGGTCTTCGCAGCTCTGCTCCTGCTCGCCATGTCCGTGCTGCAGACCTTCTTCGCTGTCTATGCCTACTTCAAGCCTCCCAAGTAA